Proteins found in one Fodinicurvata sp. EGI_FJ10296 genomic segment:
- a CDS encoding amino acid ABC transporter permease, producing MTVETHPHRAPIPKGRWLYDARVRSVLYQTLLVVILVAVGWYLISNLLVNLERQNIATGYGFLDREAGFEISESLISYGAADSYGRAFIVGLLNTFQVAILGIVLATILGTLVGIMRLSSNWLLAKVSAVYVEIMRNIPLLLQLFIWYAIITVSMPSPRAALQPFTGLVLSNRGIQMAVPAADPIHPWMWAGLLIGIGLAIGIKIWAKRRQDATGQPFPVALTAAGVIIGLPLAIWVLGGAPTEMSIPELQGFNFRGGRTISPEFAAVLFGLTFYTAAFIAEIVRAGILAVSYGQTEAAAALGLRSNMIMRLVVLPQALRIIIPPTTSQYLNLAKNSSLAVAVGYPDLVSVGNTTLNQTGQAIEAISIFMAVYLSISLSISAFMNWYNKHIALVER from the coding sequence TTGACAGTCGAAACCCATCCTCATCGGGCGCCGATTCCGAAGGGCCGCTGGCTCTATGACGCGCGCGTGCGATCGGTACTCTATCAAACTCTGCTTGTTGTCATCCTCGTCGCAGTTGGCTGGTATCTGATTTCGAATCTGCTCGTGAATCTTGAACGCCAGAACATCGCGACAGGCTACGGATTCCTCGACCGGGAAGCCGGATTCGAGATCAGCGAAAGTCTTATCAGCTATGGTGCCGCCGACAGCTACGGCAGAGCGTTCATCGTAGGGCTGCTCAATACCTTTCAGGTTGCCATCCTCGGTATTGTCCTGGCGACAATTCTGGGGACACTGGTCGGCATCATGCGGCTCTCGTCGAACTGGTTGCTGGCGAAGGTGTCTGCCGTCTATGTCGAGATCATGCGCAACATACCGTTGTTGCTGCAGCTCTTCATCTGGTACGCGATCATCACCGTATCAATGCCATCGCCACGGGCCGCGTTGCAGCCGTTTACCGGACTGGTCCTGTCGAACCGCGGGATCCAGATGGCTGTTCCGGCGGCCGATCCAATACATCCCTGGATGTGGGCAGGCCTGCTGATCGGTATTGGACTGGCGATTGGTATAAAAATCTGGGCCAAACGTCGTCAGGATGCGACCGGCCAGCCGTTCCCGGTCGCACTGACTGCCGCCGGGGTGATCATCGGCCTCCCGCTCGCGATCTGGGTCCTTGGCGGCGCACCGACTGAGATGAGCATTCCCGAACTTCAAGGCTTCAATTTCCGGGGCGGTCGGACAATCAGCCCGGAATTCGCTGCGGTGTTGTTCGGACTGACGTTCTATACGGCGGCGTTCATCGCGGAGATCGTCCGCGCAGGCATCCTGGCCGTGAGTTATGGTCAGACCGAAGCGGCCGCGGCCCTTGGTTTGCGCAGCAATATGATCATGCGGCTCGTCGTACTGCCTCAGGCGTTGCGTATCATTATCCCGCCGACGACAAGCCAGTATCTCAATCTTGCCAAGAACAGTTCGCTGGCCGTGGCGGTTGGATATCCGGATCTGGTGTCGGTGGGCAATACGACCCTTAACCAGACGGGCCAAGCGATCGAGGCCATCAGCATATTCATGGCGGTCTATCTATCGATCAGTCTTTCGATATCGGCCTTCATGAACTGGTATAATAAACATATCGCGTTGGTGGAGCGGTAG
- a CDS encoding NUDIX domain-containing protein, translating into MDKKFDRRVELVGRDRIHDGFVKLDKIMIRHSRFDGTMSKPLEREVIIRRPAAAVLPYDPLRDRIILIEQFRPAPYLVEGPSWMIELVAGLIDPGESPEQTVRREALEEAGLTIGRLARIGAFYSSQGACTEKVTCFCGEVDSTRAEGLFGAKNEDEDIRAYSVPADRFVDEALSGKLDNATALVCGLWFAAMRARGSGIWTA; encoded by the coding sequence ATGGATAAAAAATTTGATCGACGCGTTGAATTGGTGGGTCGCGACCGCATTCACGACGGCTTCGTCAAACTCGACAAGATCATGATCCGCCACTCGCGATTCGACGGGACCATGTCCAAACCACTCGAACGGGAGGTGATTATCAGGCGTCCGGCCGCGGCCGTTCTACCATACGACCCTCTGCGCGACCGGATCATTCTGATCGAGCAGTTTCGGCCCGCTCCCTATCTGGTGGAGGGTCCATCCTGGATGATCGAACTTGTGGCCGGCCTGATCGATCCGGGCGAATCGCCAGAACAAACCGTTCGCCGGGAAGCTCTTGAAGAAGCAGGCCTGACTATCGGCCGCCTGGCGAGAATCGGGGCGTTCTATTCCAGCCAGGGAGCATGCACCGAAAAGGTCACCTGCTTTTGCGGCGAGGTCGATTCAACGCGCGCCGAAGGTCTGTTCGGTGCCAAGAACGAAGACGAGGATATCCGGGCCTATTCGGTACCGGCGGACCGGTTTGTCGATGAGGCGCTGTCGGGTAAACTCGACAACGCGACGGCTCTCGTCTGCGGCCTGTGGTTCGCTGCGATGCGCGCCCGCGGCTCGGGTATCTGGACGGCTTGA
- a CDS encoding alanyl-tRNA editing protein: MPQTETLFRAAPYDREMTATVTGHAEGGVVLDRTVFYPTGGGQPGDSGVLSTGDAMWPVSEAIYGQSPGNIVHRLDGADPLPPVGSTVTGIVDWDRRLGHMRIHTTLHLLCAIVDGWVTGGSIGKDRGRLDFDLETAPDKDALTDRLNVLIAANHPVVEEWIDEAELDSNPEMVRTLSVKPPRTGEGRIRLVRIGPPDAPIDRQPCGGTHVASTGEIGPVTVAKIEKKGRQNRRIAVALATG; the protein is encoded by the coding sequence ATGCCGCAAACCGAAACGCTCTTTCGTGCTGCACCCTATGATCGCGAAATGACGGCCACGGTAACCGGCCACGCCGAAGGGGGCGTCGTCCTCGATCGGACGGTATTCTATCCAACTGGCGGCGGCCAGCCCGGAGATAGCGGCGTCCTTTCGACCGGAGATGCAATGTGGCCCGTATCAGAAGCCATTTACGGCCAGTCCCCGGGTAACATCGTTCACCGGCTGGACGGCGCGGACCCCCTGCCCCCGGTCGGTTCAACGGTGACCGGCATCGTCGATTGGGATCGCCGGCTGGGGCACATGCGGATTCACACGACGCTGCATCTGCTGTGCGCTATCGTCGACGGCTGGGTTACCGGCGGGTCAATCGGCAAGGACCGCGGAAGGCTTGATTTCGACCTCGAAACGGCGCCCGACAAGGACGCGCTGACCGACCGCCTCAACGTCCTTATTGCCGCCAACCATCCGGTCGTTGAAGAATGGATCGATGAGGCCGAACTGGATTCAAACCCCGAAATGGTTCGCACATTGTCGGTGAAGCCGCCACGAACCGGCGAAGGCCGCATACGGCTGGTCCGAATTGGCCCGCCCGACGCACCGATCGATCGCCAGCCATGCGGCGGGACCCATGTCGCGTCAACAGGCGAAATCGGGCCGGTCACCGTTGCCAAAATCGAGAAAAAAGGCCGGCAGAACCGGCGGATTGCCGTGGCTCTGGCGACCGGCTGA
- a CDS encoding amino acid ABC transporter ATP-binding protein encodes MDNLNKWYGDFHVLKDINLNVASGEKIVICGPSGSGKSTLIRCVNALEEYQSGELLVQGTPVSNDLKNIDTIRSEVGMVFQQFNLFPHLSVIENLTLAPIWVRRMPKAEAEDLAMHFLERVRIPEQATKYPGQLSGGQQQRVAIARSLCMQPKIMLFDEPTSALDPEMIKEVLDTMIQLAEEGMTMLCVTHEMGFARKVANRVIFMDQGEIIEQKDPETFFNAPENDRTKLFLSQILGH; translated from the coding sequence ATGGACAACCTCAACAAGTGGTACGGAGACTTCCACGTGTTGAAGGACATTAACCTGAATGTCGCAAGCGGCGAGAAAATCGTCATCTGCGGTCCTTCAGGTTCAGGAAAATCGACGCTCATTCGGTGTGTCAATGCCCTGGAGGAGTACCAGTCCGGGGAACTGCTGGTTCAGGGAACCCCTGTGTCGAACGATTTGAAGAATATCGATACGATCCGTTCCGAAGTCGGTATGGTGTTTCAGCAGTTCAATCTATTTCCGCACCTGTCGGTCATCGAGAATCTGACACTGGCGCCGATCTGGGTGCGCAGAATGCCAAAGGCGGAAGCCGAGGATCTGGCCATGCATTTCCTTGAGCGGGTTCGTATTCCTGAGCAGGCGACCAAATATCCGGGCCAGCTTTCCGGGGGCCAGCAGCAGCGTGTTGCCATAGCCCGGAGTCTGTGCATGCAGCCGAAGATCATGCTTTTCGACGAGCCGACCTCAGCACTCGATCCGGAGATGATCAAGGAGGTGCTCGACACGATGATTCAGCTGGCCGAGGAGGGGATGACGATGTTGTGCGTCACCCACGAAATGGGCTTCGCGCGTAAAGTGGCCAACCGCGTGATTTTCATGGACCAGGGCGAAATCATCGAGCAAAAAGATCCCGAGACATTCTTCAACGCCCCGGAGAATGACCGTACGAAATTGTTCCTCAGCCAGATCCTCGGTCACTGA
- the sseA gene encoding 3-mercaptopyruvate sulfurtransferase: MAAAGEFTDPMISVDWLRKAINDRSGPDNTGIKVLDATYMMPQWQRDARAEFAKGHIPGARFFDIDAISDQTRDLPHMVPTPTAFADAVGALGVGNADHVVVYDTHGLLSAARCWWMFRLFGHDNVSVLDGGLPAWKSAGLPIETGPAVCASTQFQARLRPELIRSREQIVSVVEGAGGQCQIVDARAGERFDGTVDDGWPGRRRGHIPGSRNLPFVDLVNPDSGLLHDASILAQKFVQAGIDVQRPVCTSCGSGVTACVLALGLHRLGVMDAAVYDGSWAEWGLDPSLATETGPAR, encoded by the coding sequence ATGGCGGCAGCAGGTGAGTTCACGGATCCGATGATATCGGTCGATTGGCTGCGAAAAGCGATCAATGACCGGTCTGGGCCGGACAACACGGGTATCAAGGTGCTGGATGCAACATACATGATGCCTCAGTGGCAACGCGATGCCCGCGCAGAATTCGCGAAGGGACATATTCCGGGCGCTCGTTTTTTCGACATTGACGCAATCTCCGATCAAACACGCGACCTGCCGCATATGGTTCCGACCCCGACAGCGTTCGCCGATGCCGTCGGCGCGCTCGGTGTGGGCAATGCGGACCATGTCGTCGTCTACGACACTCACGGGCTGCTCAGTGCGGCACGGTGCTGGTGGATGTTCCGGCTATTCGGCCACGACAATGTCTCGGTTCTGGATGGTGGACTCCCGGCCTGGAAGTCAGCCGGCCTGCCAATCGAAACCGGCCCCGCTGTCTGCGCCAGCACGCAGTTCCAGGCGCGCCTTCGTCCGGAATTGATCCGTTCTCGCGAGCAGATCGTGTCGGTCGTTGAGGGGGCCGGCGGACAGTGTCAGATCGTCGATGCGCGCGCCGGAGAACGGTTTGACGGGACAGTGGACGACGGATGGCCGGGTCGGCGCCGCGGGCACATTCCAGGCAGCCGGAACCTGCCATTTGTAGACCTGGTTAATCCGGATTCGGGCCTGCTGCACGACGCGTCGATCCTGGCACAGAAGTTCGTGCAGGCAGGGATCGATGTCCAACGGCCGGTTTGCACCAGCTGTGGCAGCGGTGTGACGGCTTGCGTGCTTGCGCTCGGCCTTCACCGCCTGGGTGTCATGGATGCAGCCGTTTATGATGGATCATGGGCCGAATGGGGCCTCGATCCCTCCCTCGCAACGGAAACGGGCCCCGCTCGATAA
- a CDS encoding amino acid ABC transporter permease, with the protein MTDQSASNAPVQSALQGKLRPPAVSLSILGWLRANLFNNWYNSVITLVLLWLLYVLIPPIFQWLVSDAVWWAAPPEVCRAAGGACWAFIHEKARLILFGLYPYDEQWRPALSVMLLLGLIGASLNRFFWNAWLIAAWIVGGTIIGCLMAGGVLGLPPVETSRWGGLPLTLGLATIGLAVAFPVGIVLALARRSTMPAIRTVSIVYIELIRGVPLITILFMSSIIIPLFLPTGVGIDRVLRAQIGMIMFASAYLAEVVRGGLQAIPGGQYEAADSLGLGYWQKMRLIVLPQALKISIPPIVNTFIGFFKDTSLVIIIGLFDLVGAAKSALTDPSWRGFYKEAYFFIAVIYFIFCYFMSWYSQYLERTLNRDVRR; encoded by the coding sequence ATGACCGATCAGTCAGCATCGAATGCACCGGTTCAATCGGCGCTTCAGGGAAAACTCCGACCACCTGCGGTGTCACTGAGTATCCTTGGGTGGCTGCGGGCGAACCTGTTCAATAACTGGTATAACAGCGTCATAACGCTCGTTCTGCTCTGGCTTCTATACGTCCTTATCCCGCCGATCTTTCAGTGGCTCGTGAGCGACGCCGTCTGGTGGGCTGCGCCTCCGGAGGTATGTCGAGCGGCCGGCGGCGCCTGCTGGGCGTTCATTCACGAGAAGGCCCGCCTGATCCTGTTCGGCCTCTATCCCTATGATGAACAGTGGCGACCGGCATTGTCGGTAATGCTGCTGCTCGGGCTGATCGGCGCCAGTCTAAACCGTTTCTTCTGGAACGCCTGGCTGATTGCCGCCTGGATCGTGGGTGGCACGATCATCGGCTGCCTGATGGCGGGCGGTGTCCTGGGTCTGCCGCCGGTCGAAACATCGCGGTGGGGTGGGCTGCCGCTGACACTCGGGTTGGCAACAATCGGGCTGGCAGTGGCGTTCCCGGTCGGGATCGTGCTGGCGCTGGCCCGGCGCTCCACCATGCCGGCCATCAGAACAGTGTCGATCGTCTATATCGAACTGATCAGGGGTGTTCCACTCATCACGATCCTGTTCATGTCGTCGATCATCATTCCGTTGTTCCTGCCAACCGGTGTCGGCATCGATCGGGTGTTGAGAGCACAGATCGGGATGATAATGTTCGCGTCCGCCTATCTGGCAGAGGTCGTGCGCGGTGGATTGCAAGCCATTCCCGGTGGCCAGTACGAGGCTGCCGACAGTCTGGGTCTCGGGTATTGGCAGAAGATGCGGCTGATCGTACTGCCGCAGGCTCTGAAGATATCCATCCCGCCGATCGTGAATACCTTCATCGGCTTCTTCAAAGACACCTCGCTGGTCATCATCATTGGACTGTTCGATCTGGTAGGAGCCGCCAAATCGGCGCTCACCGACCCTTCCTGGCGAGGGTTCTACAAGGAGGCGTACTTCTTCATCGCCGTGATCTATTTCATCTTCTGCTACTTCATGTCGTGGTACAGCCAGTATCTCGAACGGACCCTGAACCGTGACGTGCGCCGATAG
- a CDS encoding cysteine synthase A, translating to MSDIRKGFVGAVGNTPLIRLNRLSDETGCEILGKAEFLNPGGSVKDRAALAIVRDAEARGMLRPGGVIVEGTAGNTGIGLSLVGNALGYRTVIVMPETQSQEKKDALKLCGADLRLVKAVPYKDPGNYVKVSERLAAELAESEPNGAIWANQFDNVANREGHRATTAREIWDQTGGRIDAFTCSVGTGGTLAGVAMGLKQHNASIRTVLSDPMGSALYSWYVEGELRAEGSSITEGIGQGRITANLKDAPIDGAQRISDSDALTMVFRLVREEGLIMGGSTGINVCGAVELAREMGPGHTIVTVLCDLGSRYQSKIFNPAFLREKGLPTPDWIGDA from the coding sequence GTGAGCGACATCCGCAAGGGCTTCGTCGGGGCCGTTGGCAACACGCCACTAATCCGATTGAATCGGCTCTCTGACGAGACCGGGTGCGAGATACTCGGCAAGGCCGAGTTCCTCAACCCTGGCGGCTCGGTCAAGGACCGAGCCGCACTCGCCATCGTTCGGGACGCCGAGGCGCGCGGGATGCTCCGACCCGGCGGCGTCATCGTGGAGGGAACCGCCGGCAATACCGGCATCGGACTGTCGCTGGTTGGAAATGCCCTGGGGTATCGGACTGTGATCGTCATGCCGGAAACCCAGTCGCAGGAGAAGAAAGACGCACTCAAGCTCTGCGGTGCCGATCTTCGGCTGGTCAAGGCCGTACCCTATAAGGATCCGGGCAATTACGTGAAGGTGTCCGAGCGATTGGCCGCCGAATTGGCTGAATCCGAACCCAATGGTGCCATCTGGGCGAACCAGTTCGACAATGTCGCGAATCGCGAGGGGCACCGGGCGACGACGGCGCGGGAAATATGGGATCAGACCGGCGGCAGGATCGACGCCTTTACCTGCTCTGTCGGCACCGGCGGAACGCTCGCCGGCGTCGCAATGGGGCTTAAGCAGCATAACGCCTCGATCCGCACGGTCCTCAGTGACCCGATGGGCTCGGCCCTTTATTCCTGGTACGTTGAGGGTGAACTTCGCGCCGAAGGATCATCGATCACCGAAGGCATCGGTCAAGGTCGGATCACGGCGAACCTCAAGGATGCCCCCATCGACGGGGCACAACGAATCTCCGATAGCGATGCGTTGACGATGGTCTTCCGTCTGGTCCGGGAAGAAGGCTTGATCATGGGCGGCTCGACCGGCATCAATGTCTGCGGCGCCGTCGAACTGGCGCGCGAGATGGGGCCCGGACACACCATCGTCACCGTGCTTTGCGACCTGGGCAGCCGATATCAATCGAAGATTTTCAACCCGGCCTTTCTGCGGGAAAAAGGGCTGCCGACACCTGACTGGATCGGCGACGCCTGA